In the genome of Streptomyces sp. 846.5, the window TGTGGCTGCTCGTCGGCATGGTCGCGGTCTGTGCCGCGGGCCTCGCCGCGGGTCCCGCCGCCGGGATGGCCGTCTTCGGCTACGGCTTCGGCCTGTTCCTGGCGACCCGCCTCACCGCCCGCTGGGAGCGCGCCAACGAGACCCTGGTCTGGGCCCGCACCGAGGACGCCCGCCTGCTCGGCCGCCGCAGCCGGATCGGCCCCTTCGCCACCACCGGCCCGGCCGCGGGCAAGGTCCGCCCCGTCGTCAAGGGCGCGGCCCGGGCCCGGGGGTAGGCGGCGGTTCGGGCTTGTCGCGCAGTTCCCCGCGCCCCTGAACCAATTGCAACTCGGCCAGTTGCAGCCCCTTAGGGGCGCGGGGAACTGCGCGGCCAACCACGCAGGGCCCGCACCCGAAATCAGAGCCGCCCTGCGCGGCCAGCGCACCGCGCAGCAGCGGCGCTCCCACGGGTCGCATCGGTCGGATCATGACGCCGGATTCCCTACTGTGCGGTGGCGAGCGCCCGGTACGCCTCGGCGACGAACTCGGGCGGGATGCGCACGGACGCGGCGACATGCCCGCCCGCCTTGCGGAAGGCCTCGGCGGCCGCGGTCGCCCAGAGGTGCTCGACCAGGATCAGCAGTGCGCTCGATCCGGGTTCCAGCAGCTCGGCCGCCTCCGCCGCGTCCTCCTCGCCCATCAGGGTGACCGCCTCCCCGGCCGCGTCCACCGCGCCCCGCAGGTGTTCGAAGTCGCCCAGCTCGGCCGAGGTGACGCTGCCGTCCGTGGCCTTGCTGACGACCATGGTGTCGATCACGCGTACCCCGCCGGAGGCGCGCAGGGCGGTCAGCGGAGCGATGACGTCGGCGGCGACCGTCTCACCGGGGAAGGCGAGCACCAGGAACTCCACGGGACCCATGTGAATCCCCTCTCGGTCGTCCGCCGGTGCGGAGGTAGTCGGGGTCAGCATATGGTCCAAAACATATGCAAGAGGACATATGGGGCCGAGTGGGTCTGGTGCCCCTTCGTATGATTGGCTATCTTCAGAGCTGAAGAATCTGAATGGATGTATCCACCGCTTCTCGAGAGGCCGGAAGTCATGACGCAGCACCAGAGCGGCCCGCGCCCCGTACGCGCAGCCCGCGGCACCGCCCTCAGCACGCAGGGATGGCAGCAGGAGGCCGCCCTGCGGATGCTCATGAACAACCTCGACCCCGAGGTGGCCGAGCACCCCGACAAGCTGGTCGTCTACGGCGGCACCGGCAAGGCCGCCCGGGACTGGCGCTCCTTCGACGCCATGGTCCGCACCCTGCAGACGCTCAAGCAGGACGAGACCATGCTGGTCCAGTCCGGCCGTCCGGTCGGCGTGATGCAGACCCACGAGTGGGCCCCCCGGGTGCTGCTGGCCAACTCCAACCTGGTCGGCGACTGGGCCAACTGGGAGGAGTTCCGCCGTCTGGAGCACCTCGGCCTCACCATGTACGGGCAGATGACCGCCGGTTCGTGGATCTACATCGGCACCCAGGGCATCCTCCAGGGCACCTACGAGACCTTCGCCGCCGTCGCCGCCAAGAAGTTCAACGGCACCCTGGCCGGCACCATCACCCTCACCGCCGGCCTCGGCGGCATGGGCGGCGCCCAGCCGCTCGCCGTCACCATGAACGACGGCGTCGCCATCTGCATCGACTGCGACCAGACCCGGATCGACCGCCGCATCGAGCACCGCTACCTGGACGTCGAGGCCAAGAGCCTCAAGCACGCCCTGGAACTGGCGGTCGAGGCCCGCGACCAGCGCAAACCGCTCAGCATCGGCCTGCTCGGCAACGCCGCCGAGCTGGTCCCGCATCTGCTGGCGATGGACGCGCCGATCGACATCGTCACCGACCAGACCAGCGCCCACGACCCGCTCGCCTACCTGCCCATCGGCGTGGACTTCCACGACATGGCGAGCTACGCGGCCGAGAAGCCCGCCGAGTTCACCACCCGCGCTCGCGAGGCCATGGCCAAGCACGTCGAGGCGATGGTCGGCTTCCAGGACAAGGGCGCCGAGGTCTTCGACTACGGCAACTCCATCCGCGGCGAGGCCCAACTCGCGGGCTACACCCGGGCGTTCGACTTCCCCGGCTTTGTCCCCGCGTACATCCGGCCGCTGTTCTGCGAGGGCAAGGGCCCGTTCCGCTGGGCCGCGCTCTCCGGCGACCCCAAGGACATCGCCGCCACCGACAAGGCCGTGCTGGACCTCTTCCCGGAGAACGAGTCGCTGGCCCGCTGGATGAGGATGGCCGGCGAGCGGGTCCACTTCCAGGGCCTGCCGGCCCGCATCTGCTGGCTCGGCTACGGCGAGCGCGACAG includes:
- a CDS encoding DUF6325 family protein translates to MGPVEFLVLAFPGETVAADVIAPLTALRASGGVRVIDTMVVSKATDGSVTSAELGDFEHLRGAVDAAGEAVTLMGEEDAAEAAELLEPGSSALLILVEHLWATAAAEAFRKAGGHVAASVRIPPEFVAEAYRALATAQ
- the hutU gene encoding urocanate hydratase translates to MTQHQSGPRPVRAARGTALSTQGWQQEAALRMLMNNLDPEVAEHPDKLVVYGGTGKAARDWRSFDAMVRTLQTLKQDETMLVQSGRPVGVMQTHEWAPRVLLANSNLVGDWANWEEFRRLEHLGLTMYGQMTAGSWIYIGTQGILQGTYETFAAVAAKKFNGTLAGTITLTAGLGGMGGAQPLAVTMNDGVAICIDCDQTRIDRRIEHRYLDVEAKSLKHALELAVEARDQRKPLSIGLLGNAAELVPHLLAMDAPIDIVTDQTSAHDPLAYLPIGVDFHDMASYAAEKPAEFTTRAREAMAKHVEAMVGFQDKGAEVFDYGNSIRGEAQLAGYTRAFDFPGFVPAYIRPLFCEGKGPFRWAALSGDPKDIAATDKAVLDLFPENESLARWMRMAGERVHFQGLPARICWLGYGERDRAGERFNEMVADGTVSAPLVIGRDHLDAGSVASPYRETEAMLDGSDAIADWPLLNAMVNVASGASWVSIHHGGGVGIGRSIHAGQVTVADGTKLAGEKIRRVLTNDPGMGVIRHVDAGYDRAVEVADERGVRIPMREGE